In Oryza sativa Japonica Group chromosome 1, ASM3414082v1, the genomic stretch CCACGACGCAGCCCGAGCTCGGGTTCCTTCTCGAGGCCTCCGACGACGAGCTCGGCctgccgcccgccaccgcgtcctcgtcggaggaggaggccggggcTGGGGAGCCCGAGGATGCCATCGGGTTCGGCGGACAGATCTGGGGGTTCGAGGACGAGATTGGCGGAGGCGGCTACGCTGGCTTCGCCCTCACCTCGCCGgaggcggtcgccgccgccgccgccgcggcggagtgGGACGACGACGGCTTCGACGCCGGCTTGTTCGGCTTCGGCGACGAGGTCTCGGCGCTTCGCCACGAGACCATGCCGGCCGTCTGATGGGCCTGGGCCGAAgtggattagtttttttttattttcctcgttttttttaaatttggctAACCTTAGCTCTACCCTTGTTTAACCTTGGATGTAAAGTTTCTAGTAGAAGGTTAAAAAAACAGAGGGGAGGAAACTTGGAAAAAAGTTTCATGGatggagaggagaaaaaaaaaacagatgtaGGCATGGTTAAAAGAAAAAATCTGATGACAATGCCTCACGAACAAAAATGAGAAGAATGGCTTCATGCCTTCATACCAGTACTACGACcttacaaatattttatttcaaGCAAACGAAAGATTTAATTTAATCAGCTGCCACGATAAATTACATGGAGCAGTTCAAACTTCAAAAGGATATTGTGAACGGAAGAGAAAATAATTTCATGGTGGATGAACTGTCGACGTTGACCTGCACACATGACAAACCGAGATGGAACAAAAGATCTGAAATGAACTGTACAGCACTAAAATGGACGGAAAATTCGAAATCCGAAGCTTCCAGTCCTCCTTGGAGTGCATGAAAAAGGTGAAGCTGGGAAATTGTGAACGTTTAATTGAAAAGGAGCGGATAATTGAGGCCGGCATGGTTGACCTAGAAATGAAATCTTTATGCAATTTCGTGGAGCGAGATAAAGCCCACAGGAAAAGATGGTGAGCCAACGTCTTTCACGTCGGTTTCAGGTTTGCCGTCGGCTTGAGGTAAATGGGAACGCTGGAGAAGAGTTCACGAAACTCCCGTGGAATCATCCTTTCTTTACTACTCCTAATCtttaataaacaaaataaaaaacaatatcTTGTGGGTGCATATGATATCAAAGTCTAGGTCGTATGTGCGCAAACCAAATCTTGTTCTGAAAAACTCCCTACTAGTACTACTTGACATTGATTAACACTTGCGTTTTTAAGTTAGGCGGCAATTCACATGACATAACGAAAATCGAgtgttcttctttttttttttttcgttcccTCTCCATTTGTGTCTTCCATGTTTGGTTGAAGATTTCCAGTGCCTGTCTAGTGCTATCATTGACGCTAGGGGCCAAACCACAAAAATACTTTTCCTGCAACTGCAAGTATAATATTTACGGGTCATCAGTAACTTATTCGCAATCAAACCTTCTGTAATTCTCTGGCAATATTTATTTTGGGAGCAGGAAAGTTGGATTGGGAGATGGAAAGCTGATAGGGCCATTTACCAGGAAAATTTAATTGCTGTGATCGCATCGCACACGTCGTGCTTGCCCCGGATTGCAAAGTAGTCCTACCACAAAAGGTTGTGTTCAAACCACGCAAGCTAAAGCCACCCACGGCGTTGTGCTTGTTTAGGAATAATCGGTGCttgatttctctctctctctctcgggacGTCGTTTTCTCGTATGAGTAAGGCCGGTTTCAGATGTGCGTTGCCGGTGGGTTTTCTCATTTCGTTTGTAGCGTGTGATATCTCGCCTGCTCTCATGTGGTTCGCGGCGCGCCGATCAAAACCATTACTCCCCGGCACCAACTGCACCCGACCCATCCAAACTCATCATGTACACTGTATAGATCGATGGACACCAATCTTGGCTGTTTCCTCGTCATCCCCCCTCACGAAACACATAAACTCATCGATCCGGTACAGTACCCCATATCTATAGTAGTCCAGAAGCAACAAACTGCACCGCGTTTTTTCTCGGTCAAGTGCGGTACGGTTTTTCTCTTGGCGTTTTGCGTGGTATGCAATAGGGAGAGGGGGTATAGTACGTACGAGTAATGCACGGTCGGTTGGGGAGGTGGTTGGATCGCGAGAGGACGGCATGCGAGATCGGTTACCGCACACGGCCACATGgtgggcagcggcggtggcgaccgaCCGCTGCCACGGCGGTTTGCAACGCAAGCAAACAGTACGTGACGGGAGGTCGAGAGGAGGCGGCAATAATGGCGGAGGAGGAATTGAAAAGGTGGAGGTGGAGTGGTGGCAGAGGCTGCATCTGATGGCCATTGCATGCGAATGTGTGTGTGGATATCTTTATTACCGGTACAGCGTCTAAACTGGCCGCCGGCCCATGCAGCGTGCGACGAGCTGCAGATCACGCACATGGACTGGTGCCGGTGCCGGTGGTTGGATCGGGGATCTCATCTAAATAACCGACTTTGTGTTCAACTCATTGCAACCGCTGGTGGTGGTCTGGTCTTTGATGTGAGCTCTCCCCCTTTCTTTCTTTACTTGTTCAAACGATCAAAGGTGGGTGGTTTATCAGAGAGCCATGAACCGGTTCAGGATGTGGTGAGAAAACGATGGTCTGAAGTGGGTGATTCTGTGGCTGATGCTGCCCATATTATAATAATATCGAGCTGTAACTGCAAACGGTGCGACCTGTTGCAATGCAGTGACGTTGAATAGTTTTTCCTTTGGTTCTGATGGGCTGGTGCGTGACGGTGAAATTTCGGGAGCATATCACTCTCACTGAACTACCCCCGGTCTACTCTACTGAAACATAGTCCAGAAAAGACATACGCTTGGTGGGCCTAAGGCCCAATgtatcaaggaataagttcatctgaggtcccttaacttgtcaacgagtccgattttcgtctttcaaccagaaaaccagatacaacaggtccctcaactatcaaaaccagtgcagatgagatccctcgacggttttgagagtggttttggctgacgtggcgcctacgtggcaaatttgacttggtcttcatctgatgtggcatTAACGTGGCGCATCTgtggcaatttgatccgaaaaaataataaacttcgtgggacccacatgtcagcctcacacataaattaataaaaaaatggtgggggcccacgtgggccccacatgtcattctcagcaTCTCCCTCTCTTCACCTAGagcccctcttcttcttcctctctctcccttctcccaTCCCCGAGGTGGCGGGCGGTGTCCGGGTGAGGGATGACAGCTCGCGGCagccgggcgaggagggaggtggcACGTGGCGGCCGGGCGAGGAGAGGCAACGCGCGGcggaccggcgaggagggaggcggcgcggctaggaggggggcggcgcttggcggcctggagaggagaggcgacgcgcggcggccgggggaggagggaggcggcgctcggcggccgGGCGACGAAGGGCAGCTCCGACCCGGATGTGACCATCGAGGACGTCGGCGGAGGTggccgggcgaggagggaggtggcgcgTACGGCTACTaagcgaggaggggcggcgccgtccGGCTGGGCatcgcgggcggagcggccgacGGAGTGTAGCTGTCGCACTCGCCGGCAACCTCCGCTGCCTGCGGCCTGTCGTCGCTCCGCCCGCCCctcagccccgccgccgctccgtccgccggcatgctcctgccgccgctcccgcgaGGACGAGGAAgagcgaagaggaagagaaaCGAGAGCCGAGAAGGacttgtggggcccacgtgggccctaccattcttttattgatttatgtgagactgacatgtgggtcccacgaagtttattatttttccggatcaaattgccacgtatggcgccacgtcaatgccacatcaAAAGAAGACTAAGTCAAATTTTGCCACGTAGgggccacgtcagctaaaaccaccctcaaaaccgccgagggacttcatctgcactggttttgcactggttttgatagttgagggacccgttgtatctggtttccGGTTGAAGCACGAAAATCgtattcgttgacaagttaagggacctcatatGTACTTATTCCATGTATCAATGACTGGTAAGGGCAGCTCGGTTCCCTTAGCCCAACACGGCGAGCGAATATGGTGAAATCATGCGGCCTGTTAGCCCACCGTGCGGATCTGGACTGTGATGGGCCAAACAAATATCCGGCCAACCTTTTTCTCTCGAAACATGTTCATGCCATTCGCATGAATTGTTCATAGCCATTTACGAGCACACGCAAAAACGAGTAGTACCTCACAAAAAGAAGCAGTGCGCTAACAAACTGACATTTACCGCGACTGCAAAGGTAAAACAGCACACGAACCTTTTTGTAACGGTAAATCCCCACCGGCACGCATGCGCGCTACGTATACCCTGCAGTTAACCTTTGGCCCGCACCGTCCACTGCATTTTTTACTCGTTTCACCCGCCTTTCTACTCCTACTCGGCGTGCAACGCAGCGGTGCAACTGCTGCACGCTGACCGGTCCGCTGTTTGTGTTCGCTTGGTCACCGCAGGGGATCTCCACTCCACGCACCGCACGACTCCACGACAAAGTTGGGAATCCATTTGGCTGCATAAAATATTTCGCACCTTCcttcacaaaaataaaatatttcgTACTGTACCACCATATGAGAAAGCGAGAGTCCGTCCAAGTGGGTGGCGACTCGGCCGCGCGTCACGTGGCGCGCATGCCGCCCCGTACGTGCGACTCATCGGATCCGCTCGTGGTCgtgccacgccgacgccgatgcTTTTCTTCGCCGCCGAAACAAAAACCGGCATGGTCTACTCTACTATACTGTCTACTACTACTCGACCATGCATACTGCTGCAGCTGATGATACTGTATATTATCCCGtctgaaaagagagagaggaaaatgaaaaactaaaacGGCGCACGCAGCTCGCACGTGCTGGGCCATGAGGGAAGGCTGCTGCGTGCACAGTGCAAACAGCTTGCACGCCTCGaaaagggagaaaagaaaagaggagaagaagagaaaaagggaCACTACCGGTACTAgcgagaaagaaagaaagattaGTCAAATTGCGCACACCAACCGACAAGGGCTTCCATCTGGGACCCACCCACCCAACCGGACCGGCTCGCTTCACTCCCTGGGCCTCGTGAGTGAGCACCTTTGGGTCTGGGTCTGCGTGGCGGCCGCCTACGCGCACCACATCGAGTCCACACATGACACACCTCACGCGGGCGGGCGTGCCAGCTGCAAAGGCGAGCCGAGGCCCATCTCCTGCGACAAATGTCCACGTTGGTCTCGCCACGATGAGAAATTCCTTTTGCTTTTTCCTGCCGAACTAATTCCTTCCCGAATATTATCtccctctttatttttttctcctccaacGTGTAAATATACTCGCTATATTCCAGGTATAGCATATTAGGGTTTAAATGTTTGTACAAGATTAGTGCTCGTGCTCCTATAAGGAGCGAATATTTTGTTCGAGTCACTGCATTTTGAgtaaagaattttttttccatcttaTGCATattgagtaaaaaaaaataccttTACATAGAATAATTTCCAAGGTTtcctaattactccctccatctacttttgatagtcatatttctaaatctgaaaaaattatttttgatagacatatttcaatccaacaaatTATTATCTTAATGGCTTTCTtgaatttaatgcgtgactctttattcttccacacaagattgactatatgggcatcgagaaatgtaaatattaataaatcgctTGTTTATGAGGAATGATTAGTAGCATGTTTagatggatgataagtagaatcacttatcgttggtctgtgtgccaaaataaaatatgactatcaaaagtagattgAGGGGTACTACATAACAAGTGCAGAAGTTACTGTTAGTATACACTTTTTTTTACATTGGTAACCAACCTTAAATAATCaaaagaaactttttttttcggttttcaaTATAGATCGAATGTACAAATCTTTGACTTTTTCTGCGAAGAATCCTGTTTACGGCGCATAATAAGATCGAAGAATCACGCCTAACTGCATGCAGATACAGTGCCGAGAACAGAATCAGATCTGCGGATTAACGGAAGACTTGTTTTAGCTTCCGTCTTTTTATCTGGCCATATGAAACAGTCTCTCCTAAAAATAGAATCACTGTATAGTAAACAAATCTTGGGATTGTCAGCAAGTGCCAAGTCCACGTAGAGGAAAATCTTCCAAAATATATCGTGGGTCATCAGATGAGAGATTCTCGCACAAAACATGCTTACGTGTCAAACGAGGCACGCTACGAAAAAAGAGGAAGCTGACCAATCGACGGCCCCTCCGTGGCCACATGTTTTTGCCcgcttttccaaaaaaaattccgTTCCGTTTTACGGTGCCCGTTTACCTTGGCCCTCAAGTTAGCTGGAAACACAAAATCCTTCCAATTCTGTCGTGGGGCCTCTCACGATAATTTCAGCATTAAGTACTTTATTTATTCTAAAAATATCTATCGCCATTTCCATGTGTCAGAAATTAGTTCTGAGTTAAGGACGTCTTGATTGGGAGATTAGCCTTGGCCGCGTGGAATCTCAACCATAGAATCCCAATCCCCTTCTTTTCCGTTGCCCTATCACTAGATCTGGTCACTATGCAGAAGTGTaaggggcccacatgtcatggaGACGATGATGTACAGGCCAGGCGTGTAGGTGAAGCATTTATCATTTGCTAGCCGCCTCATCTCGCCCATTCGCTTCCCCGTCATAAAGCCCCCCCAAAACCCTCCCCACCTCTGCCATTTGGTGCTTATCCCCATGAGTGGTGGGGACACATCgcccgggccccacatgtcagctaaaacCCCCGCATGCTTCCGGACGGTAGCACCGGTACCGAGATTTTTACTCCGCGAGGTGACCGCTCTGTCACTGCGCGTGGGCCCGGACGTAGTAGTGGCCCACCCGTCACTGTGTTCGTAGCAGGCGACTGTGCAGAAATCTGGTGCGTGAAGCCGCAGAATATCATCCGGAGGCAGAGAGGCCACTCCCGCGTGACATGAGGGACCATATGGTGGGGTGGGCCCACGCGTCAGTGTGATGGGGTGGGGGATAGGC encodes the following:
- the LOC4325980 gene encoding uncharacterized protein, with protein sequence MDSSNNNNNNKRARDAEDEADEAKRLRAEDLLDMLDDDTDAGGAAGDLASVMRSFEEEIVAGDVAGDVAPTTQPELGFLLEASDDELGLPPATASSSEEEAGAGEPEDAIGFGGQIWGFEDEIGGGGYAGFALTSPEAVAAAAAAAEWDDDGFDAGLFGFGDEVSALRHETMPAV